Proteins encoded together in one Anopheles darlingi chromosome 3, idAnoDarlMG_H_01, whole genome shotgun sequence window:
- the LOC125954454 gene encoding methyl farnesoate epoxidase-like translates to MWYIAVVVVVLLIVILYCFWDIRKPKHFPPGPPWYPLIGCGLVLLKMARALKFYHLMWMALCRRYGHIVGVRFGPDRIVIVSGREAIRAMYAKEQFNGRPDGFFFRMRSFGQRLGVALTDGPDWEVQRKFAVRTMKQLGMGRTEFVRVIEREVHELIENFRTRAAAGETFTMSSSLDIAVLNVVWVLMAGQRYELDNVRLKWLAESIHRTFHVIDVSGGTLNRFPWLRFVCPESSGYGPMLRLLKPLWGFLEETIESIRRNPHSPDRRDSLISTFLVEMARKEHHSSFTDAQLVSLCLDLFQAGIETISSVLGFALLYLLHHPEVMHKVQHELDSVVGAERLPMAEDRSRLPYTEAVILEVERIATIVPVGLVHRAMDDVELCGYHIPKDSIILPLLYSIQMDKEYWIDPEVFRPERFLTPAGDRVVQHDMFIPFGAGRRRCLGEALAKPAVFLFFTGILHRFTIESPDDQLPSVEGMDGITLAPVPFQIRLKERSV, encoded by the exons ATGTGGTACATCGCCGTGGTTGTTGTAGTGTTGCTGATTGTGATTCTATATTGCTTTTGGGATATTCGAAAGCCAAAGCACTTCCCTCCTG GTCCACCATGGTATCCCCTGATCGGATGTGGATTGGTATTGCTGAAGATGGCTCGAGCCCTCAAGTTCTATCACCTGATGTGGATGGCACTTTGTCGCCGCTATGGACACATTGTCGGTGTGCGGTTTGGTCCGGATCGGATAGTGATCGTGTCGGGACGTGAAGCGATCCGTGCCATGTACGCCAAGGAACAGTTCAACGGACGACCGGATGGGTTCTTCTTCCGGATGCGCTCGTTCGGTCAACGACTCGGTGTGGCCCTTACCGATGGACCAGACTGGGAAGTGCAGCGTAAATTTGCGGTCCGTACGATGAAGCAGCTCGGCATGGGCCGCACCGAGTTCGTGAGGGTAATCGAGCGTGAGGTACACGAGCTGATCGAGAACTTCCGGACGCGCGCAGCTGCCGGTGAAACGTTCACGATGAGCTCCTCGCTGGACATTGCCGTGCTGAACGTGGTCTGGGTGTTGATGGCAGGGCAACGCTACGAGCTGGATAACGTTCGACTGAAGTGGTTGGCCGAAAGCATCCACAGAACATTTCACGTTATCGACGTTTCCGGTGGGACATTGAATCGATTCCCCTGGTTGCGCTTCGTCTGTCCCGAATCTTCCGGTTATGGACCGATGCTGAGACTACTGAAACCACTTTGGGGATTTCTGGAG GAAACGATTGAATCAATTCGAAGGAATCCACACTCACCAGATCGACGGGACAGTCTGATATCGACCTTTCTGGTGGAGATGGCACGAAAGGAACATCACAGTTCCTTCACCGATGCCCAGCTCGTTAGCCTCTGTCTCGATCTGTTCCAGGCCGGCATCGAAACGATCAGCAGTGTGCTTGGCTTTGCTCTGCTCTATCTGCTGCACCATCCGGAGGTGATGCACAAAGTACAACACGAGCTGGACTCAGTGGTCGGTGCGGAGCGCCTACCGATGGCTGAGGATCGCTCTAGACTACCTTACACCGAGGCCGTCATACTGGAGGTGGAACGTATCGCAACCATCGTTCCGGTGGGACTGGTACATCGTGCGATGGATGATGTCGAGCTGTGTGGCTATCACATCCCCAAGGACTCCATCATTCTGCCCCTGCTCTACTCGATACAGATGGACAAGGAGTACTGGATCGATCCGGAAGTGTTCCGGCCCGAACGGTTTCTCACACCGGCCGGTGATCGGGTGGTGCAGCATGATATGTTCATCCCGTTCGGTGCCGGTCGAAGACGGTGTCTTGGCGAGGCTCTCGCCAAACCAGCCGTGTTCCTGTTTTTTACCGGTATCTTGCACCGATTTACGATTGAATCACCCGACGATCAGCTTCCCTCGGTGGAGGGAATGGACGGAATAACGTTAGCACCAGTTCCGTTTCAAATACGGCTCAAGGAACGATCGGTTTAG
- the LOC125954461 gene encoding zinc finger and SCAN domain-containing protein 22-like encodes MSFNSPFVKKENYCKICETTEGPMESIFCDPDNTELLDKIYRSTRVELTPVCGLISPICAPCHQRIDEFDVNAPPKVVEFLIKTEEEPEPLEYDPLNLPDPVAVDSEPTVDALALDDGFPFYSTVQIKTARSTRKGRSLRPRTRRKRKPSTSSEPSASGASSESENVAESPPREEQDKRNSKAANESPLEEYLESEAASGDPSDEESFPANSSSGSQQEQDEDGKAKRLKTRSRISSPRGGRRKLGKKPTVPGQCEVCGKTVTYMREHMRMHRIEQQHPCPYCDRTFVQANNLKYHIRKHLGQKPYACQQCDKTFYCEAHLKSHMRVHGPQGLFQCSLCPKSFNQECNLKKHLRVHTGEKPYGCETCGKRFNSTSNLRNHTRLHADERPLTCTHCLKSFVDVQHLQRHIRVHTGERPYICHVCTNAFYCQFGLMEHLKTHIEKKTLQLEAGITSGVK; translated from the exons ATGAGTTTCAACAG TCCGTTCGTGAAGAAGGAGAACTACTGTAAAATATGTGAAACCACGGAAGGGCCCatggaatcgattttctgcGATCCTGACAACACGGAACTGCTGGACAAAATCTACCGGAGCACCCGTGTCGAGCTCACGCCGGTGTGTGGACTGATATCACCAATATGCGCCCCTTGCCATCAGCGGATCGATGAATTCGATGTGAACGCACCGCCGAAGGTGGTCGAGTTTCTTATTAAAACCGAAGAAGAACCGGAACCACTGGAATACGATCCTCTGAATTTGCCCGATCCGGTCGCCGTGGATTCGGAACCAACCGTGGACGCACTGGCGCTCGATGACGGTTTTCCGTTCTACTCAACGGTACAGATAAAGACGGCTCGCAGCACCCGGAAAGGACGCAGTTTAAGGCCACGGACTCGAAGGAAACGCAAACCAAGCACCTCCTCGGAACCATCTGCATCGGGAGcatcatcggaatcggaaaatgtGGCAGAAAGTCCTCCGAGAGAGGAGCAAGATAAAAGGAACTCGAAAGCGGCCAACGAATCGCCGCTGGAAGAGTACTTGGAAAGTGAAGCCGCTTCTGGAGATCCGTCGGATGAAGAATCATTCCCCGCAAATAGCAGCTCCGGAAGCCAGCAGGAGCAAGACGAGGATGGAAAGGCGAAGCGTCTCAAAACGCGTAGCAGAATCTCCTCTCCCCGAGGTGGACGTCGAAAGTTGGGTAAGAAACCGACCGTACCGGGCCAGTGTGAGGTCTGTGGTAAGACGGTAACGTATATGCGCGAACATATGCGTATGCATCGGATCGAACAGCAACATCCGTGTCCGTACTGCGATCGTACGTTCGTGCAGGCGAACAATTTGAAGTATCACATTCGGAAGCATCTCGGTCAGAAACCGTACGCCTGCCAGCAGTGCGACAAGACGTTCTATTGCGAAGCCCACCTGAAGTCACATATGCGCGTGCACGGACCGCAGGGCCTGTTCCAGTGTTCGCTCTGTCCGAAGAGCTTCAATCAGGAGTGCAATCTGAAGAAGCACCTTCGCGTGCATACGGGTGAGAAACCGTACGGGTGCGAGACATGCGGTAAGCGCTTTAATAGTACCTCGAATCTGCGGAACCACACGCGGCTCCATGCGGACGAGCGTCCGCTGACGTGCACGCACTGCCTGAAGAGCTTCGTCGATGTGCAGCATCTGCAGCGGCACATTCGCGTGCATACCGGTGAACGACCATACATTTGTCACGTTTGCACGAATGCTTTCTACTGCCAGTTCGGGCTGATGGAGCATCTGAAGACGCACATCGAGAAGAAAACCTTACAGCTCGAGGCCGGGATAACGAGCGGCGTGAAATGA